In Candidatus Syntrophosphaera sp., a single window of DNA contains:
- a CDS encoding DHH family phosphoesterase yields the protein MKDTKILQETILKHLRPGLSIGIMSHVEPDGDGFCASLALQHFLRSRDLASVIVTDDSDLERFSFLMQGADVRQYQSGMRFDLLFVLDCNSYIRIGDRAELVRGAGFTILVDHHVPENGVIAGDYSFVDTSAASVGAILFRAFEAEIKALPEDLRISIANCLYVTLLNDTNNFINANTDREVFLIAAELTACGISPYELYKAYFLNHDPLELRYIGEVLSTIELYHHNRVLYMYSTLDMQRRNDLRADSIMNITRWVQGVNTVQAIAYLREEAPDVFKLSLRSPVLNVNAIASSYGGGGHVSASGATVRGDLNTIKSDLLARLGQALDEQRADA from the coding sequence ATGAAAGATACGAAAATTCTCCAAGAAACGATTCTCAAGCATCTGAGGCCCGGGCTCAGCATCGGGATCATGTCCCACGTGGAGCCCGATGGAGACGGATTCTGCGCCAGCCTCGCCCTTCAGCATTTTCTGCGTTCCCGGGATCTTGCCAGCGTGATCGTCACCGACGACAGCGACCTGGAGCGCTTTTCCTTCCTGATGCAGGGGGCCGATGTCCGCCAGTATCAAAGCGGCATGCGCTTCGACCTGCTCTTCGTGCTTGATTGCAACAGCTACATCCGCATCGGCGACCGGGCTGAACTGGTCCGCGGCGCCGGGTTCACCATCCTGGTCGACCACCATGTCCCCGAAAATGGGGTCATCGCGGGCGATTACAGTTTTGTGGATACTTCCGCCGCTTCCGTGGGTGCCATCCTGTTCCGCGCCTTTGAGGCTGAGATCAAGGCACTGCCTGAGGATCTCAGGATCTCGATCGCAAATTGCCTCTACGTCACGCTCCTTAATGACACCAACAATTTCATCAATGCCAACACGGACCGGGAGGTCTTCCTCATCGCCGCGGAACTCACCGCCTGCGGGATCTCGCCCTATGAGCTCTACAAGGCCTACTTCCTGAACCACGATCCCCTGGAACTGCGTTACATCGGCGAAGTGCTTTCCACCATCGAACTTTATCACCATAACCGGGTCCTCTACATGTATTCGACCCTGGACATGCAGCGCAGGAACGACCTCAGGGCGGATTCGATCATGAACATCACACGTTGGGTGCAAGGCGTGAACACTGTGCAGGCGATCGCCTACTTGCGCGAGGAAGCCCCCGATGTTTTCAAGCTGAGCCTGCGCTCCCCGGTCCTGAACGTCAACGCCATAGCCTCGTCCTATGGCGGCGGCGGCCATGTCAGCGCTTCCGGGGCCACTGTCCGGGGCGACCTGAACACGATCAAATCCGATCTCTTGGCCCGGCTCGGCCAGGCTTTGGATGAACAGCGAGCGGATGCCTGA
- the truB gene encoding tRNA pseudouridine(55) synthase TruB, translated as MPETSGFLLIDKAAGISSFDVIRRLRQITGTRKIGHTGTLDPFATGLLICALGSCTRLCQFLEAQSKSYSAVLKLGEKTSTGDTEGEIIERSDLIPGRLPEDNLAQAVLDLSELPTPKFSAVKVNGKPAYEYARQGIELELANRPVQISSFELRSYDPPNLSYACRVSKGTYIRSLGEFIAGFLGTVGHSTSLRRTSIGPVDVGEALQLDELTPATFADHFYPAAKLFSGYEQLIPSAELLSALRNGQSCEQSGEDREQVILVEKSGRVLGVARRAGGRLYPSINLH; from the coding sequence ATGCCTGAAACAAGCGGCTTCCTGCTCATCGATAAAGCAGCCGGCATCAGTTCCTTCGACGTGATCAGGCGCCTGCGTCAGATCACGGGGACCAGGAAGATCGGCCACACCGGCACCCTTGATCCCTTCGCCACCGGCCTGCTGATCTGCGCGTTGGGCTCCTGCACGCGTTTGTGCCAATTCCTGGAAGCCCAGTCCAAAAGCTACTCGGCGGTCCTCAAGTTGGGAGAAAAGACCAGCACGGGAGACACCGAGGGCGAAATCATCGAACGTAGTGACCTGATCCCCGGACGGCTCCCGGAGGATAATCTGGCCCAGGCGGTTCTGGACTTGAGCGAACTACCCACGCCAAAGTTTTCCGCGGTCAAGGTCAACGGCAAACCTGCCTACGAATACGCCCGCCAGGGCATTGAACTGGAACTTGCCAACCGGCCTGTCCAAATCAGCAGTTTCGAGCTCAGGTCTTATGACCCTCCCAACCTCTCCTACGCATGTCGGGTCTCCAAAGGCACCTACATCCGCAGCCTGGGCGAATTCATAGCTGGTTTTCTGGGAACGGTCGGCCACAGCACTTCACTGCGCCGGACCTCCATCGGCCCTGTGGATGTGGGGGAAGCGCTGCAGCTTGATGAACTCACCCCTGCTACTTTTGCTGATCATTTTTATCCGGCCGCCAAGCTCTTCTCCGGATATGAGCAGTTGATCCCTTCCGCGGAGCTGCTCTCGGCCCTCAGAAACGGCCAATCCTGCGAGCAGAGCGGAGAGGACCGGGAACAGGTCATTCTGGTGGAAAAATCCGGCCGGGTGCTGGGAGTGGCCCGTCGCGCCGGCGGAAGGCTTTATCCCTCCATCAACCTGCATTGA